One window of Pocillopora verrucosa isolate sample1 chromosome 9, ASM3666991v2, whole genome shotgun sequence genomic DNA carries:
- the LOC131777581 gene encoding WD and tetratricopeptide repeats protein 1 → METNNIATFIRDREVKSSITRAFQRRFQLHQPFVERLGLETELEGHSGCVNCLEWNENGNLLLSGSDDLNAILWDPLRRHKKCCIKTGHSGNIFSVKFLPQIGARIIATAAADAKVQIHTVETQETSQVYKCHIGRVKRLATAPDTPYMLWSASEDGTIRQFDLRQPHNCNTSSKNCKNVLINLNIYVGAMAEAKCLAINPLQPELLAVGCNDPFVRLYDHRMLASYSLSAEVKRPSSGNSSCTEDLKLPPGCVQYFAPGHLPPQLSKDSRRRFRAYVATYVNFSPNGCELIANLGGEQIYLFDIKRHRKAMRYQGFNGLCSSPTSNGVVKNVVGNFGIPSGKNGFLNSLNGSTNGYKVPALNGKKTVSEKRSSKPISGCSSSTNTSQQLPLKALQLKEKGNDAFCQQQFWTAVNLYNEAIVHASDSAVLYANRAAAYIKRAWDGDIYAALRDCYRALGLDPNHTKAHFRQARCLYELHWFQEALSCLNHFKLKFPEQAEGSAAKTLERDIRAAAFAETCENSEGESNAQSEPLPNRRRRRPSIVSDQEKEFRAGALDYDRRFCGHCNTTTDIKESNFFGNNGQFIVAGSDDGSFFMWDKETTNLVRVLKGDDSIVNCLQPHPSMCLLATSGIDPVIRLWSPCPRSGDIQDRLIDEVEAAARANQRRMNADPLEVMLMNMGYRSRFTMGEGSDEDDTETPIQCRTS, encoded by the exons ATGGAAACAAATAATATCGCAACGTTTATTAGGGATCGTGAAGTCaag TCGTCCATCACGCGAGCTTTCCAGAGAAGATTTCAACTCCATCAACCTTTTGTTGAAAGGCTTGGACTCGAAACAGAGCTCGAG GGTCATTCTGGATGTGTTAATTGTTTGGAGTGGAATGAAAATGGAAA TCTTCTTTTGTCTGGTTCAGATGATCTAAATGCTATATTATGGGACCCTCTGAGACGTCACAAAAAGTGCTGCATTAAAACTGGCCACTCAGGAAACATCTTCTCTGTCAAG TTCTTGCCACAGATTGGAGCTCGAATAATTGCAACAGCTGCTGCCGATGCTAAAGTTCAGATTCATACAGTGGAAACACAAGAAACATCACAGGTATATAAATGTCATATTGGACGTGTGAAGAGACTAGCTACAGCTCCAGATACTCCGTATATGTTGTGGAGTGCATCTGAAGATGGAACCATAAG GCAATTTGATTTGCGGCAACCTCACAACTGTAATACAAGCAGTAAGAACTGCAAGAATGTACTCATAAATCTCAACATTTATGTTGGTGCCATGGCAGAGGCAAAGTGTCTAGCAATAAATCCTTTACAACCTGAACTTCTTGCTGTTGGCTGCAATGATCCTTTTGTGCGATTATATGACCACAGAATGTTAGCATCTTATAGTTTGTCTGCTGAGGTCAAGAGACCCTCTAGTGGTAACAGCAGCTGTACTGAGGATTTAAAGCTTCCCCCTGGTTGTGTTCAGTACTTTGCTCCTGGCCATTTGCCACCACAGCTGAGCAAAGATTCACGGAGACGATTTCGAGCCTATGTTGCCACCTATGTGAATTTTTCACCAAATGGATGTGAACTTATTGCAAATTTAGGTGGTGAACAAATATATTTGTTTGATATTAAACGCCATCGCAAAGCCATGAGGTATCAAGGTTTTAATGGACTTTGTTCATCACCTACATCGAATGGTGTGGTGAAAAACGTAGTAGGTAATTTTGGTATTCCTTCAGGGAAAAATGGATTTTTAAATTCTCTTAATGGATCTACAAATGGTTACAAGGTCCCAGCcttaaatggaaagaaaactgtcTCAGAGAAAAGATCTTCAAAGCCTATAAGTGGCTGCAGTTCTTCAACTAACACCTCCCAGCAATTGCCCCTGAAAGCACTTCAACTTAAAGAGAAAGGGAATGATGCCTTCTGCCAACAACAGTTTTGGACAGCAGTTAACTTGTATAATGAAGCAATAGTCCATGCATCTGATTCTGCTGTCCTATATGCAAACAGGGCTGCTGCTTATATTAAGAGGGCTTG GGATGGGGACATCTATGCTGCTTTGCGTGACTGCTACAGAGCTCTGGGATTAGACCCAAATCATACTAAGGCCCATTTTCGTCAAGCTCGATGTTTGTATGAACTACACTGGTTCCAGGAGGCCCTCTCCTGCCTCAATCatttcaagttaaaatttccAGAGCAAGCAGAAGGAAGTGCAGCAAAAACATTAGAGAGAGATATCAGAGCTGCTGCATTTGCTGAGACTTGTG AAAACAGTGAAGGAGAGTCAAATGCTCAGTCTGAACCACTTCCAAATCGGCGCAGGAGACGGCCTAGCATTGTGTCTGATCAAGAGAAAGAATTTCGAGCTGGAGCACTTGATTACGATCGGCGGTTCTGTGGACATTGTAACACAACTACAGATATAAAAGAGTCCAACTTTTTTGGCAACAACGGACAGTTTATTGTGGCAGGCAGTGATGATGGTTCATTTTTCATGTGGGACAAAGAGACAACAAATTTAGTGAGAGTTCTAAAGGGAGATGATTCTATTGTGAATTGCTTGCAACCACATCCAAGCATGTGTCTTCTGGCTACAAGTGGAATTGATCCTGTAATCAGATTGTGGAGTCCATGTCCAAGGAGTGGAGATATACAAGATAGACTTATAGATGAAGTTGAAGCTGCTGCAAGGGCAAATCAGCGTAGAATGAATGCTGATCCTTTGGAAGTGATGCTTATGAACATGGGATACAGATCAAGATTCACCATGGGAGAGGGTAGTGATGAAGATGACACTGAAACCCCAATACAGTGTCGTACTAGTTAg